Sequence from the Candidatus Neptunochlamydia vexilliferae genome:
AGAAAAGCTTGCCTATGCAGGCAATAGGTTACTTAGTTAATCCTCTCCGTACACTTACCAGGTTGGCAGGGATATGACTTAGACTTTGCAGGTGTCCTGACGCTTTATCCGATTTTCAGGTTTAAAATATCCTCGAATTGTTTTTTGGCTTGTGCTATAACTTGTTCCATAGATACTCCAGTGGTTGGTTTTTGGTAGTTGTTATTTTTTCCAAAATCGTACTTACTGGGGTATTTTTTTTCTACTTTTCCCTTCTGCCCTACCTTCCAACTGATTTACTACACACCCCCTCTTAGATAGCCTTTTTAACCAAGAAATGCTTAGACATACAATGGATTAAGAGGTTTATAATCCTGTAATGAAACCCAAAGACTATCTTAATTTCAGTAGTTCAAAATTGAGGAGTGCTGGGAAAAACTTTCCCAGCACTTCAATTTTTTTAATGAAAAAACACTTAAAAATCTAAGGAAATGGTGAATTTTGGATTACTTCCCCAGCTACCTACTTGAGTTCCATCATCATTCCCATACATATCATCATAATCATAGGCATACCCAGTGAAACCTGATTCATGCATTGCTCTATCGTAGACGTTATACATGGGAGCTCCATTTGCATTTTGAGCTTGATAAAATAAGCCTTTGTCTTTTTGAGTACCTAAAAAGTCTTTGCTAATTGGGTTTTCCCAACTGGTTACTATTGATTCTAGCTTCATCCCTGAACACATGAGTGCCGAAAGATCTCTGATCAAATCACACTGAGTTGCATCTGGATTAGTCATCCAGTCCCCAGAGCCACCAGACAACCAAGGAAAAGAATTTTCAATATTTGTCGTAATAGAAGTTACCTTTTCTCCATTTTTTTTGGTAAAATTGAAAGTTAAGAGGTCTTGAGAAACTTGGCAGCTTAACGGGATTGCAATCTTATCAACCGTTGCAATAACATATAGAGGGTGAGTCTGATAGTAAGGTAAAAAAGTATTTTTCAAATACTCTGAAAAATAGCTGTGAAAAGGGGTTCCAACTTCTTTTGCAAAGTGTTTTGGCGACATAACTCGAAAAATCTCTCCACTTGTGTTTTTCATAAACAGCTTAGCCCATGTAGAAGCAGCAGAACCACCATACTCGCCTAACTTTTTTTGAGCTTTAGTTAAAAGCACAGAAGGGTCTCCTGCATAACCTATAAGAGGCCCCTTTCCAGATGACGTATTCATTTGTACCTGAACGGATGGTGAAGAAAATGTATCAACAGCTGTTACATTGCACCATACAGAGTCTAGCGTTACTCCTTCTTGATTCTTGCTTACATTTGTTAATTCAAAAAAAGTATAAGGAGTAGTATAGTCAGAGCCTTTAGTATTTTGTGGATCAGGGTTTTGTGATTTTAGTGTTGCTCCAATTGAAACATACACACGACCTGAGTCGAGCTCAGGAATTAAAATATCAGAAGGAAGTTTTGATAGTGGAATACAAAACTTAGAAGGATCTGTTTGGTCATGATTATAGCTCGGATTTCCTGAGCTATCAAAGGTAACATAGCAAGCCTGGTAACCAGAGGTAGGATCATTACCTTGAACCCTTATGAAAACGTTCTTAGAATCTTTCCCTTTTGTGAGATTGAACATAAAAGGGATTTGACCGAGCTTTGTAGCTTTGCTGTTAGAGGGCAATCCCTGAACAGCTTGAGATGTATTCGGGGTTATTGTTGCAGACATAATTTTCTCCTAAATTAGGTTATCATTAGTCAAAATAGGAGCTTTTTTTTGGAAAAATTTTAACTATCAAAATGATAAGAACTTTGACTTAATGACAAACATTTTTTTAGCTCCTTAACAAAAAATTTATTACACATCAGTATATATTTGCAATTTTTTTTTATAATGAGGTTAGGCAGGACTATGAAATTGAAGCGTCTTACGGATTAACATGCAAATATTTTACCATTCATCTCAAGAGGGTTTCAAATGTTAATTTCCAAAAGGGTTGTTTTTATTGGCACGATTCATCTCGGCCCTAAAGGCCCAAGTATTCTTGTGTCCTGGTGGTAAAGTACAGAGAACGGAGGTCACCTATTCTCAGTGGCACCGGATGGGATGGAGCCATTGGGAGAGTGAGAGATTTTCTAGTCCCCTACCCTAAAAAACTAGCGGAGGGATTCAATCTCTTTGCTTGAAAGTCCGGTCGCTTCAGAAATCTGATTGACTGGAAGGCCCTGATTAAGCAAAGCTTGGGCGATTTCTAAAGCTTTATTGTTTTCGCCCTTTTTTTCGCCTTTTTTTTCGCCTTCCTTATGAGCTTTTCTTTCTGCAGCTTCTATAACCGCTAAGTGATCTCTTTGGTCATTAATGCTTGCTTCATAAGCTTTACGTGTTTTCGGGTCTGCAGAAAGCATCTCGAGCCGCTCTAAAGCTCTTTGGAAAATAGGATCCTTCTTTAGAAGCTCTCTTTCTTCTTCTTTAAGAAAGGGTGCATTGTTTAGAATATGGATCCATATCTCTTTATCCGTCTTGAGTTTATTAACGGGCTTTGACTTAAATTTCTTAAGATCAACGATAGTTGCTTTCCAATGATCAAAGATGTGCTCGTTAGAAGCGGAGATCTCGGGTTTAAACCGATAGGTTTCTACGACTTCATGATGATTTAAGATTCCATTCTTCTCTCCCTGGCTACGATGGAAATCTATAATTGCTAGGATGTGGACTTTTGGAAGGTCGGCCCAACCAATCATTTTCTTAGCCTTTTTGTCGTTTGAGTTCTTTGAAGAAATGGGTTGGTGGTAGTGGTACTCTATTTGCTCGGTGTAGTCTTTACCTAAGTAATAGAGAAGCCTTTTGTCAAACCCATCGTGATTATAGGTTTGCATTTCAATAATATAGCGCTCTCCTCTTCTGGTTTTAACCGATAGGTCAACAAAGGTCGAAGGCTTTCCTACTTCGACACGCATCTTTCTAGGGTCAAGGAACTCCTCAACTTCTATGCGGTCATCTCCTTCAAGACCTAAAACAGCATTGATAAAGCTTTCTAGAATCTCTTTGCTACTTTTGTCACCAAAAAAGTCCTTGAACACAACGTCAATTTTGATATCTAACAGGTCTATCATGTCTCTAACACTCCATTGTCTGCTATTTTAGCATGAAAGGAGCGGTCTGTATACCCTTTTGTTTTTGCCGGACTGTCATAGGGCAAAGGCAAAAAAGCGGATGAAGAAGAGGCTTCGTAAGAGATTTCAGGAGTGTTTACAAGGGGAAGTCTCTCCCGAATCCTTCGATCAGGTGCTTCATTCTTATCTAGTGCTGGATCCGTGAGTAATGAGCTCCAATGAGCCTGCAGTTTTGTTCATCTTTTTTTGTAGACTTGCTTGAACTTATTTGGGTATACTGGATTTATTTGAACCCAAATTTTAGGTTAAAGGATCTTTAATGGAAAAGGTAAAAAGAAATGCCCCATGCCCTTGTGGAAGTCAAAAGAAGTACAAACATTGTTGCTTATCAAAGCTGAGCTCCCTTGCTCCCATCGAATATGATGTTGAGTGGCAGAGGCTTCGCCAACTGGAGTCAAGAATCGCTGGGGATACCCTTAGATTTGCTGAAGAGGAATGGGGTTCAGAGATTCTAGACGATGGATGGGCAGCTTTTTCCCTAGAGTCGGGGCTGCAAGAGGATTCCCTAGATGGCGAACACTTCTTTCCAGAGTGGTTTGTCTTTCGGTGGATCCCCTCTGATTATTCAAACCGTTGGGCACATCTAGGACAGAATCTCACAATGGCAGAGCTTTACCTTCAGAAAAACCCTTCCAGTCAGAGAGAACGTTTTGTCTCTGCGGTTAAAAGAAGCCCTTTTAGTTTTTTTCTGATAGAAGAGGTGATCCCTTCTAGACGGTTGGTATTAAAAGACCTCATTCTCGATAGGACTGTTACGGTTAAAGAAAACTTGGGTGCCGACCCAAAGGCTGAAGGGAAGGTCATCCTTGCAAGGCCTGCCTTCTTTGGGGAGGGGCACTCTATCCAGATTGGGGTTGGTATCACTTTCCTGCCAGCTCGTTATGGTATCAACGTTTTCGATCTGAAAGAAGAAATCTTAAAGCGAGAGAAAAACCTCAATGAAGAATCTCTTATGAAGTATGATAACGATTTGAGAAGAGCCTACTTTGCATGGTCTGACTCTTTGCACCAACTCCCTAAGCTGTGCAACAATGATGGAGATCCCATTAAGCTCTGCACCCTCCGTTACCGATTAGAGTGTCCACCAAGATTGGCCTTTGACCGCCTGGCTCCCTTGTATAAACTTGAAAATCCTAAGAAGCTTTTAAAAAGAGGCAAGCTTGATGGGGATCAAGAGCTAAAGTCCATAGATTTTCCTTGGATCAAAGATCGCTCTTCAGCTACTGTTTTAGGACAGATAAAGATCGACCAGGATAGATTAACCATTGAAGTCAATTCCGTGAATCGCTCTAAGAAAATTCGAAAAGAGATTGCAGAATGCCTTCCCGAAGCGATCTTTGAGAGGTTGGAAACCCAATCGCTAGATCCAGAGATCTTAAAAGCCAAGGGGCCCGTAAAGCCCTCCCCTGAACCTTCCCCTGAAGAGAAGAAGGCGATCAAGGACTATCTCTCAAAGCACTACAAAAGTTGGCTTGATAAACCCGCTCCTTCTCTAAATGGGAAAACGCCCCGCCAAGCATCAAAAAGTAGTAAGTATCGAGAAAGGTTGGAGTTCCTTATATACGAGCTTGAGCAAAGTAGCCAGAAAAGGGATCCCCACCTCAATCCAGATGTTCAATATCTCCGCCAAGAGCTTGGTCTTTAGGTTCTCCTCTCGAAATTTATTGCTAGGTCTTCAGGGATCTTTTCAGAAACTTGCGATTTTTTTGCCTCAAAAATAGCACCTGACTATTTACATTCGGCAAAAAAATCGCAAGTTTCAAGAAAACCTCCTCTGAATTCCTTAGCCCTAAATTTCGAGAGCAGAACCTAGGGTTGGGCAAAAATAAAGGAGTATTTTTCGAAAAAAATTTCGGGCCGCCTGCGGCGGCCATCCAATGCCCCCACTCAACTACCAATGCTCCTACTACCCACTACCGTGTGGAACTTTCCTGACAACCCCTACCCCAAGGTACTCGCTCTCCCCAGCAAGGTTGGGGTTGAGAACGAGGCCGCCAGCAGAAAAACCGCCTATCGCTGGCGGATACCCATCACTTAACGTTTCCTGGCACCGGGTATAGGTATAAGGCTTATCGCTATAGAGGCGTCTTTTCGTGTGGGCATGGTTCATGAGAATCGTCACCGCTGCTTCGAGCGCTTTGGGAAGGGTGTAGGGTTTCTGGCTCTTTTGGCTGAGGGTTTTGACGAGGCTTTTTTGATCGCTATACCTTTTCTTGCGGCTATTGGGGATGATGTCGTGGCTCATCAGGATCCAGTAGGAGTCGGGCACTTCTTTGTCTCCTAGATCCTTTTTAAGGGTGGGATAGTAGTAGCGATACTTCGTGGCATGGCCGTTTCCCTTGGGCTTTTCAATGAGGGTTTGAAGGGTTTTGAGGGTGAGCGGTGTTCCATTGACCGTTTGGGGGATGAGGGTGAGGAGGTGGGTCTCCCGGAGTTTTTTGCCGCTCCAGATGGGACAAGGGCTGTTTAGGATCTCTTCGATGTTGGGGGGTAAGGGGGGAACTTGACCGACGGTTCCAAAGTAGGTTTCCCACTCTTTGGGGCCGAAGGCCATTTGGGGCACTTGAGGTGGTTTGGAAGCTGGTAAGGTCGGGCGATTTTTCTGGAGCTTTTCCCGAACCATTTTTTCGAGATCGGGATGGAAGGGGACCCCTACCGGTTCGAATGTCGTGATGGCTTTGCTTGTGAGGACTCCTTCTACGATATGTTTCATCGCATTTGGGGATATTTCGACGTGCCAGAGCTTAAGGGTGGTGATCGTGGGGCTTTTCTTGAGAAGCTCGGCGATCACTTGCCCCCCCTCAAGGGTGATGGGGCTAAAGCTAAAGTCTAGGGTGTGGAGGTTGCTTTGGCTTGCAAGTCTTTCGATCGAGCGCTTATTGTGGGCGATGCCTCGATTGAGGCAGGCGGCTTTGAGCTCTTTTTGGTTGAGGCGGAGGGTGTCGTAGAGGTTAATGCCATCGATGGCTACTTTTTTGAGGGAAGGGGTCGCGCTCCGCTTGAAGAGGGTCAAGCGGGGGGCTTTGAGGCGGAGGGTGGTGAGGGAGGAGCAGTGGGAGACGTGGAGCTTTTTAAGGCGGAGGAGGGGGATCGGCGCCGCTGGAACCTCGGATTTAAAAAAACTCCCCTCTTGTTTGGGGATCTCTATGCTTTGGAGGTGGGGGCAGTGGCTGAGGTTGAGCTCTTCGAGGTTGGGGGCTTTTTGGGCAAGCTGGTCGAAGGTGGTGAGGGCGGAGCCGCGGAGATCGAGGACTTTGAGGCGGCTATGGAGGAAGGGGGCGAGGGTAGCGCTACTGAGGGTTTTGCAGTTGAGGAGGCGGAGGGTGGTATATTTTCTGACGAGGTTGATCTTGAGGCTCGAGAGAAGGAGGGCTTCTCTTTCGGGGTCGTTTTCGAGTTTGGAGCAGTCGATTTCAAGCCCTCCGCGGATCGCGCGGATCGTTTTGAAGGTGGGATAGGCGAGGAGCTCTTTTTGGGCTGCGGCGATGGAGAGGAGCCCTTTTGAGATCTCTTGGTCGGTGACCTCTCGGCCGTGACAGGCATATTGGGCGCCGATCGAGGTGTGGGATTGGAGTAAGGGGCGCCCGACAGCTTGTTTGAGCCGCTCTTGGGGTGTTGTCTGCTTGGAGAGGTAGGCCGACTGGATGAGGGGGCCGATTTTGCTGGTGCTATGGTCTTGGGGCCGGAGGTTGATGAGGGTGGAGAGGAGGGTCTGGGCTGTGGGGTTTTTGAGTTGGGGAAGGGTTTCCTGGAGGTGGTGAAATTGGGCGCAGAGGGTGGCCATCTCCCCTTTCCGAAAGAGGAGGGTGGGGGTGAAGGTCTGCTGGGGATCTTCGGTATAGAGCTTCTTGGTTTCCGAGGGGGTGAAGAGGGAGGTGTACTCTTTTTCTTTGGCTTGGAGATCGAGGGCCCACCCCTTGAGGATAAAGTCGGGCTCTAGTTTGCAGAAGGTGTAGATGACGGTGGGGTCGAGTTTCGAGTGGGGGTTGAGGGTGAAGAGGATCG
This genomic interval carries:
- a CDS encoding beta-1,3-glucanase family protein; translated protein: MSATITPNTSQAVQGLPSNSKATKLGQIPFMFNLTKGKDSKNVFIRVQGNDPTSGYQACYVTFDSSGNPSYNHDQTDPSKFCIPLSKLPSDILIPELDSGRVYVSIGATLKSQNPDPQNTKGSDYTTPYTFFELTNVSKNQEGVTLDSVWCNVTAVDTFSSPSVQVQMNTSSGKGPLIGYAGDPSVLLTKAQKKLGEYGGSAASTWAKLFMKNTSGEIFRVMSPKHFAKEVGTPFHSYFSEYLKNTFLPYYQTHPLYVIATVDKIAIPLSCQVSQDLLTFNFTKKNGEKVTSITTNIENSFPWLSGGSGDWMTNPDATQCDLIRDLSALMCSGMKLESIVTSWENPISKDFLGTQKDKGLFYQAQNANGAPMYNVYDRAMHESGFTGYAYDYDDMYGNDDGTQVGSWGSNPKFTISLDF
- a CDS encoding Rpn family recombination-promoting nuclease/putative transposase, which translates into the protein MIDLLDIKIDVVFKDFFGDKSSKEILESFINAVLGLEGDDRIEVEEFLDPRKMRVEVGKPSTFVDLSVKTRRGERYIIEMQTYNHDGFDKRLLYYLGKDYTEQIEYHYHQPISSKNSNDKKAKKMIGWADLPKVHILAIIDFHRSQGEKNGILNHHEVVETYRFKPEISASNEHIFDHWKATIVDLKKFKSKPVNKLKTDKEIWIHILNNAPFLKEEERELLKKDPIFQRALERLEMLSADPKTRKAYEASINDQRDHLAVIEAAERKAHKEGEKKGEKKGENNKALEIAQALLNQGLPVNQISEATGLSSKEIESLR
- a CDS encoding YecA family protein, with the protein product MEKVKRNAPCPCGSQKKYKHCCLSKLSSLAPIEYDVEWQRLRQLESRIAGDTLRFAEEEWGSEILDDGWAAFSLESGLQEDSLDGEHFFPEWFVFRWIPSDYSNRWAHLGQNLTMAELYLQKNPSSQRERFVSAVKRSPFSFFLIEEVIPSRRLVLKDLILDRTVTVKENLGADPKAEGKVILARPAFFGEGHSIQIGVGITFLPARYGINVFDLKEEILKREKNLNEESLMKYDNDLRRAYFAWSDSLHQLPKLCNNDGDPIKLCTLRYRLECPPRLAFDRLAPLYKLENPKKLLKRGKLDGDQELKSIDFPWIKDRSSATVLGQIKIDQDRLTIEVNSVNRSKKIRKEIAECLPEAIFERLETQSLDPEILKAKGPVKPSPEPSPEEKKAIKDYLSKHYKSWLDKPAPSLNGKTPRQASKSSKYRERLEFLIYELEQSSQKRDPHLNPDVQYLRQELGL